One window of Marinobacterium aestuarii genomic DNA carries:
- a CDS encoding UxaA family hydrolase: MQNSSTVSPLIRLHANDNVLIARDQLALGQALPELALRVGAQVPAGHKVAAQRIAAGEPVKKYDTVIGVAARDIDAGEHVHTHNLVQVDYKQDPAFSQDVKPVDYVPHAERATFMGIVRPDGRVATRNFIGILASVNCSATVINHISAHFTPERLADYPNVDGVVAFAQTSGCGMSSPSYHFDVLRRTLAGYARHPNLAAVLIVGLGCERNQVADLVASQGLEVGSEVRTLVMQDTGGTRETIEAGIAAVESMLATANRIERTPVSASHLKIGLECGGSDGFSGISANPALGAAMDILVRHGGTAILSETPEIHGVEFMLTRRAVSREVGQKLLDRLAWWEEYTRGQNGQFNGVVGPGNQAGGLANIVEKSLGSAMKGGTTPLQAVYEYAEPIETAGFVFMDSPGYDPVAVTGQIASGANLICFTTGRGSMFGSKPAPTIKLASNTPMYQRLTRDMDINCGQVIDGTLDIDAMGQEIFELILRVASGDRTCSELLGLGDHEFVPWHVGIVS; this comes from the coding sequence ATGCAAAATTCCTCCACCGTGTCGCCCCTGATCCGGCTGCACGCCAACGACAATGTTCTGATCGCCCGTGACCAGCTTGCTCTGGGTCAGGCGTTGCCTGAGCTGGCATTGCGGGTAGGTGCCCAGGTGCCGGCCGGTCACAAGGTTGCCGCGCAGCGAATTGCCGCAGGCGAGCCGGTGAAAAAGTACGATACGGTGATTGGCGTCGCGGCGCGGGATATAGACGCCGGCGAGCATGTGCATACCCACAACCTGGTGCAGGTCGACTACAAACAGGATCCGGCGTTCAGCCAGGATGTAAAGCCCGTTGACTATGTACCGCACGCGGAACGGGCCACCTTTATGGGCATAGTGCGGCCAGATGGCCGTGTCGCCACCCGTAACTTCATCGGCATCCTGGCGTCGGTCAACTGTTCTGCGACCGTGATCAATCATATTTCCGCCCATTTCACGCCCGAACGCCTGGCCGATTACCCCAACGTCGACGGTGTTGTGGCCTTCGCGCAGACCAGTGGTTGCGGCATGTCGTCGCCGAGTTATCACTTCGACGTGCTGCGCAGGACTCTGGCAGGCTATGCGCGTCACCCGAACCTGGCGGCTGTACTGATCGTGGGCCTTGGCTGTGAGCGCAATCAGGTCGCTGATCTGGTCGCGTCCCAGGGGCTTGAGGTTGGCAGCGAGGTGCGCACCCTGGTGATGCAGGATACCGGCGGTACCCGTGAAACGATCGAGGCAGGCATAGCGGCGGTCGAGTCGATGCTGGCGACGGCCAATCGCATTGAGCGCACGCCGGTCAGTGCCAGTCACCTGAAGATAGGGCTCGAATGTGGCGGCTCCGACGGCTTCTCCGGTATCTCGGCCAACCCGGCTCTGGGCGCGGCTATGGATATCCTGGTGCGCCACGGCGGCACCGCTATCCTGTCGGAAACACCCGAGATACACGGCGTCGAGTTCATGCTGACGCGCCGAGCCGTCAGTCGCGAAGTGGGGCAAAAGCTGCTCGATCGCCTGGCCTGGTGGGAGGAATACACCCGGGGCCAGAATGGCCAGTTCAACGGCGTTGTGGGCCCTGGTAATCAGGCCGGAGGCCTGGCAAACATCGTCGAAAAATCCCTAGGTTCAGCGATGAAGGGTGGAACTACACCGCTACAGGCAGTCTACGAATACGCCGAACCGATCGAGACCGCGGGCTTTGTGTTTATGGATTCGCCGGGCTATGACCCGGTGGCGGTAACCGGCCAGATCGCCAGCGGCGCCAACCTGATCTGCTTCACCACCGGTCGCGGTTCCATGTTTGGTTCCAAGCCGGCGCCGACCATCAAGCTGGCGTCCAATACCCCCATGTATCAGCGCCTGACGCGGGACATGGACATCAATTGTGGCCAGGTGATCGACGGTACCCTGGACATAGACGCGATGGGGCAGGAAATTTTCGAGCTTATCTTGCGGGTGGCCTCGGGCGATCGGACCTGTAGCGAGCTGCTCGGTCTGGGCGATCATGAATTCGTTCCCTGGCACGTCGGCATTGTCAGTTAA
- a CDS encoding LysR substrate-binding domain-containing protein gives MSDIDRVLRSNLKLRHLQLLVALDEFRHIGRVAESLALTQPAVSKMLAEIERMFGLALFSRSTRGTEPTAYGETVIRFARSVQADFDRTRDEINAVASGAAGRVSIGAMVVATPVWLAQAISLLKARSSQTTALIEEGDLKRLLPRLRMGELDLLVGRLEPGYAAPDLDTEAVYDEPMCVVTCADHPIAHKASVDWHDLASLPWVVPPPWASSRIKLNQMFYKHGLNPPVDLIESASFLTILTFVRQRPAIGYLAQDVARHFEAQGLLKVLALEIPVELPPVGIITMRGRIRTPTCTQLIECLRLAAAQR, from the coding sequence ATGAGTGATATAGACCGGGTCCTCAGATCCAACCTCAAGCTGCGCCACCTGCAACTGCTGGTCGCACTTGATGAATTCCGCCATATCGGCCGCGTGGCCGAATCCCTGGCGCTGACTCAGCCTGCGGTTTCCAAGATGCTGGCCGAAATTGAGCGCATGTTCGGCCTTGCACTCTTTTCCCGCTCGACGCGGGGCACCGAGCCCACCGCCTACGGCGAAACCGTGATCCGCTTCGCCCGCTCCGTCCAGGCCGATTTCGACCGCACCCGTGACGAGATCAACGCAGTCGCCAGTGGCGCAGCCGGCCGGGTCAGCATCGGGGCCATGGTCGTTGCGACACCGGTGTGGCTGGCCCAAGCCATTAGCCTGCTCAAGGCGCGCTCGTCCCAAACGACAGCCTTGATAGAGGAAGGCGACCTCAAGCGGTTACTGCCGCGCCTGCGGATGGGCGAGCTGGACCTGCTGGTCGGCCGACTGGAACCCGGCTACGCTGCACCCGACCTCGACACCGAAGCCGTCTATGACGAGCCCATGTGTGTCGTTACCTGCGCCGATCATCCGATTGCGCACAAAGCCAGTGTCGACTGGCATGACCTCGCCAGCCTGCCCTGGGTTGTGCCGCCACCCTGGGCATCCTCGCGCATCAAGCTCAACCAGATGTTCTACAAGCATGGGCTCAATCCGCCGGTCGACCTGATCGAGTCGGCCTCCTTTCTGACCATCCTGACCTTTGTGCGTCAACGGCCGGCCATCGGCTATCTGGCGCAGGACGTCGCGCGGCATTTCGAAGCCCAGGGCTTGCTGAAGGTACTGGCGCTGGAAATTCCAGTCGAGTTACCGCCGGTGGGAATCATCACCATGCGAGGTCGCATCAGAACCCCGACCTGTACGCAGCTGATCGAATGCCTGAGACTGGCGGCGGCGCAGCGCTGA
- the codB gene encoding cytosine permease, translated as MSEQHENKNYAAEHDDYALTPVPENARRGLLSMSAVMLGFTFFAASMWTGGTLGQGFKLWPDLIIVILAGNLILGGYGALLGYAAAKTNLSTHILSRYAFGTFGSKLPSMMLAITQIGWFGVGVAMFAYPINKFMDIPNLPLIVGGGIVMTYTVVVGFKAIEWLSAIAVPAILILGFTSVATAISDTEGGLDTLMNLNPVENMSMAVGIALAVGSFISGATLTPDFVRYARTRRVGVIATIIGFTFGNSLMFIFGAVGATATGMSDIAEVLAQQGLLGAGIALLVLNIWTTNDNALYAAGLGLTNITGLKRVHLVLAAGAVGTILADFLYNNFVSWLVFLSVSLPPIGGIIISDFYLRCKTQYPDPATHAFKHINWAAMAAWATAICVSVISPADGLFSIAPLNAIITAMLAYVLFYKLIYRKEGAALSRSYP; from the coding sequence ATGTCTGAACAGCACGAAAATAAAAACTATGCTGCTGAACATGATGACTATGCATTAACCCCGGTCCCCGAAAACGCCCGTCGCGGCCTGCTGTCCATGTCGGCGGTGATGCTGGGCTTTACCTTTTTCGCCGCCAGCATGTGGACCGGCGGAACCCTGGGGCAGGGCTTTAAACTCTGGCCGGATCTGATTATCGTCATCCTGGCCGGCAACCTGATACTGGGGGGCTATGGTGCGCTGCTGGGATATGCAGCAGCGAAAACCAATCTCTCTACCCATATTCTTTCCAGGTACGCTTTTGGCACTTTCGGCTCCAAGCTGCCCTCCATGATGCTGGCGATTACCCAGATCGGCTGGTTTGGCGTCGGTGTAGCGATGTTCGCCTATCCCATCAACAAGTTTATGGATATTCCCAACCTGCCGCTGATCGTCGGCGGCGGCATAGTGATGACCTACACCGTTGTGGTGGGGTTCAAGGCGATCGAATGGCTCAGCGCCATTGCCGTGCCCGCCATCCTGATTCTCGGCTTTACCTCCGTTGCCACGGCGATTTCGGATACCGAAGGGGGGCTCGATACGCTGATGAATCTGAATCCGGTGGAGAACATGAGCATGGCGGTGGGTATTGCGCTGGCAGTCGGCTCCTTTATCAGTGGCGCAACCCTGACGCCGGACTTTGTGCGCTATGCCAGAACGCGGCGCGTCGGCGTGATCGCGACCATTATCGGCTTCACCTTCGGTAACAGCCTGATGTTTATCTTTGGCGCCGTGGGGGCCACGGCTACGGGCATGTCCGATATCGCCGAAGTGCTGGCGCAGCAGGGCCTGCTGGGCGCCGGCATCGCATTGCTGGTGCTGAATATCTGGACCACCAATGACAACGCGCTTTACGCCGCGGGCCTGGGGCTGACCAATATCACCGGCCTGAAACGGGTGCATCTGGTGCTGGCGGCCGGCGCCGTGGGCACCATTCTGGCGGACTTCCTGTACAACAATTTCGTCAGCTGGCTGGTGTTCCTGAGTGTGTCCCTGCCACCGATTGGCGGCATCATCATTAGCGACTTCTACCTGCGCTGCAAAACCCAGTACCCGGACCCGGCAACACACGCCTTCAAGCATATCAACTGGGCCGCGATGGCCGCCTGGGCCACGGCCATCTGTGTGTCTGTGATCTCGCCGGCGGATGGTCTTTTCAGCATTGCCCCGCTGAATGCGATTATTACCGCCATGCTCGCCTATGTGCTGTTTTACAAGCTGATCTACCGTAAAGAAGGCGCTGCTCTGAGCCGCAGTTATCCGTAG
- a CDS encoding amidohydrolase family protein — MLDMLVRNLNLPDGRKGIDIAIKDKRIVEMAPAIQASASIEIDGQGQLASPPFVDSHFHMDSALSLGQPRLNASGTLLEGIAIWGELKPDLTVEAIKARALEMCRWSIARGTLAIRSHVDICDDRLLAVEALLEVRQQMKPYIDLQLVAFPQDGYYRYPRSHENLLRALDKGVDVVGGIPHFERTMADGSASIRALCEIAERRGLRVDMHCDESDDPLSRHIEVLAAETQRLGLNGRVCGSHLTSMHSMDNYYVSKLLPLIREAGVHAVANPLINITLQGRHDTYPKRRGMTRVPEMLAAGINVAFGHDCVMDPWYSYGTHDMLDVAHMGAHVAQMTGLKQMQQAYGAVTTHGARVLGLDDYGLEVGKPADMVILQASSVVEALQLRPARLFVIRRGEVIAKTQPTRTQVILNEGPAEVSFSRGLF, encoded by the coding sequence ATGCTGGATATGCTCGTGCGTAATCTGAACTTGCCCGATGGTCGCAAGGGCATTGATATTGCCATCAAGGACAAGCGTATTGTCGAGATGGCGCCTGCCATCCAGGCGTCGGCCAGCATCGAGATTGATGGCCAGGGTCAGCTGGCATCGCCGCCCTTCGTGGACAGCCACTTTCATATGGATTCGGCCCTGAGCCTGGGTCAGCCGCGGCTGAACGCCAGCGGCACCCTGCTTGAGGGCATCGCCATCTGGGGCGAACTCAAGCCGGATCTCACCGTGGAGGCCATCAAGGCGCGGGCGCTGGAGATGTGCCGCTGGTCCATCGCCCGCGGCACTCTGGCCATTCGCAGCCATGTGGATATCTGCGACGATCGCCTGCTGGCGGTGGAGGCCCTGCTGGAAGTGCGCCAGCAGATGAAACCCTACATCGACCTGCAGCTGGTGGCCTTCCCCCAGGATGGTTACTACCGTTACCCGCGCTCCCATGAAAACCTGCTGCGGGCGCTGGACAAGGGCGTCGATGTGGTGGGCGGCATTCCCCATTTTGAGCGCACCATGGCAGACGGCTCGGCCTCCATCCGGGCGCTGTGCGAGATCGCCGAGCGCCGCGGGTTGCGGGTCGATATGCACTGTGATGAATCGGACGATCCGCTGTCGCGACACATCGAAGTGCTGGCCGCAGAAACCCAGCGTCTGGGGCTGAACGGGCGGGTCTGCGGCTCCCATCTAACCTCGATGCACTCTATGGATAACTACTACGTCAGCAAGCTGTTGCCGCTGATACGCGAAGCCGGTGTGCACGCGGTTGCCAACCCGCTGATCAATATTACCCTGCAGGGGCGTCATGACACTTATCCCAAACGCCGTGGCATGACCCGGGTGCCGGAAATGCTGGCGGCGGGGATTAACGTCGCCTTCGGCCACGATTGCGTGATGGATCCCTGGTACAGCTACGGCACCCACGACATGCTGGATGTGGCCCATATGGGCGCCCACGTGGCCCAGATGACGGGCTTGAAGCAGATGCAGCAGGCCTATGGGGCTGTGACCACCCACGGCGCCCGGGTGCTGGGGCTGGATGATTACGGCCTGGAGGTGGGCAAGCCCGCCGATATGGTGATTCTGCAGGCCAGCAGTGTGGTCGAGGCGCTGCAGCTGAGGCCCGCGCGGTTGTTTGTGATCCGCCGTGGCGAGGTTATCGCCAAAACGCAGCCGACCCGCACCCAGGTGATACTGAATGAGGGGCCGGCTGAGGTCAGTTTTTCGAGAGGCCTGTTTTAG
- a CDS encoding YeiH family protein: MLIRLLLIAIAATALAQTESFSAIGLSALPLAILMGITYGNVAKPASSGRDAAVLAFSQQKLLRLGIILFGFNLSFQQIAAVGYQAILLDMIVITVVLSMGIFVGIRLFGLPREIAILTSVGSAVCGAAAIMATEPVIRAKEQDVTVAVATVVLFGTLAMFSYPVIYSFVGMESSLFGIYIGSTVHEVAQAVAAGQSIGGEAMQNAVVAKLIRVMLLAPVVIVLGSLYFQRAAGSSERRPVPIPWFVFGFIATAALNSVLTLPTIVLEALQLASQLSLAIAMAALGIKTRWATIRQAGIKPLALSLVLFVMLMVGGYGLNVLFYG; the protein is encoded by the coding sequence ATGCTCATTCGACTGTTACTCATTGCCATTGCCGCCACGGCGCTGGCACAAACCGAATCCTTTAGTGCCATCGGCCTGAGTGCACTGCCCCTGGCCATTCTGATGGGCATTACCTATGGCAATGTTGCCAAGCCCGCGAGTAGCGGGCGCGATGCCGCCGTACTGGCATTCAGCCAGCAAAAACTGCTGCGCCTGGGCATTATTTTGTTTGGTTTCAACCTCAGTTTTCAGCAGATTGCCGCGGTCGGTTATCAGGCAATCCTGCTCGACATGATCGTGATTACGGTGGTGCTGTCGATGGGGATTTTTGTCGGTATTCGGCTGTTCGGGCTGCCACGGGAGATCGCCATACTGACCTCGGTCGGCAGCGCGGTGTGCGGCGCCGCCGCCATCATGGCGACGGAACCGGTGATTCGTGCCAAGGAGCAGGATGTGACCGTGGCGGTGGCAACGGTGGTGCTGTTCGGCACCCTGGCGATGTTCAGTTACCCGGTGATTTACAGCTTTGTCGGCATGGAATCGTCACTGTTCGGTATCTATATCGGCAGCACTGTGCATGAAGTGGCCCAGGCGGTGGCGGCGGGCCAGTCCATTGGCGGTGAGGCCATGCAGAATGCGGTGGTCGCCAAGCTGATTCGGGTGATGCTGCTGGCACCGGTGGTGATTGTGCTGGGCAGCCTCTATTTCCAGCGCGCCGCCGGCAGCAGTGAGCGCCGGCCCGTGCCCATTCCCTGGTTCGTCTTCGGGTTTATTGCCACGGCGGCCCTGAACAGCGTGCTGACCCTGCCAACCATTGTGCTGGAAGCTTTGCAGCTGGCATCTCAGCTGAGTCTGGCCATCGCCATGGCGGCGCTGGGGATCAAAACCCGCTGGGCCACCATCCGCCAGGCCGGTATCAAACCGCTGGCACTGTCGCTGGTGCTCTTTGTGATGCTGATGGTGGGTGGCTATGGTCTGAATGTGCTGTTTTACGGCTGA